Proteins from a single region of Haloarcula laminariae:
- a CDS encoding YeeE/YedE family protein, producing the protein MLAETLLPNGWLHYLLGGLFIGAGTVVIYATTGITAGASTFLESTLSYVSKRSRFQQFRFTSTRDWRVVFTLGIVLGGAIYGLTVGEFGWTTEVQWWRLLFGGVLVGVGTRLGKGCTSGHGVCGVGSLSETSLVNVATFVGIAIGTAQVVMALGVTP; encoded by the coding sequence ATGCTCGCCGAGACGCTCCTGCCAAACGGCTGGCTCCACTACCTGCTTGGCGGCCTGTTCATCGGCGCCGGCACCGTCGTCATCTACGCGACGACCGGCATCACTGCGGGCGCGAGCACGTTCCTGGAGTCCACGCTGTCGTACGTCTCGAAGCGGTCGCGATTCCAGCAGTTCCGCTTCACTTCGACCCGTGACTGGCGGGTGGTGTTCACGCTGGGTATCGTGCTCGGCGGCGCCATCTACGGGCTCACCGTCGGCGAGTTCGGCTGGACCACGGAGGTCCAGTGGTGGCGCTTGCTGTTCGGCGGCGTCCTCGTCGGCGTCGGCACGCGGCTCGGCAAGGGCTGTACCTCCGGTCACGGAGTCTGTGGCGTGGGCTCGCTCTCGGAGACCTCGCTGGTGAACGTCGCCACGTTCGTCGGCATTGCCATCGGGACCGCACAGGTCGTCATGGCGCTTGGGGTGACACCGTAA
- a CDS encoding MBL fold metallo-hydrolase — translation MSDKPFPIPDDVASIEPTDLYDRLDDGGTVGVLDTRTPDDVDDWRIDGEGVAFANVPYYEFLDGVPESALEELPAARPLYTVCAKGLSSKFVADVLDEAYVDDVVAVEDGMEGWEQVLASNELSADTDATVVQFYRPSSGCLSYLVVNDGEALVVDPLHAFADEYVAAAEAHGAELVAALDTHVHADHVSGVRTLATEYGVRAVVPNAADARGIEYDIAYDTLADGETVALGDISVEAVHAPGHTSGMTAYLVDDAVVLTGDGLFIESVARPDLEDGAEGAPAAAGQLYDTLQERILTLPDETLVAPGHVSDGAEQADDGSFTDTLGGIAAAMPALDRDRESFVEFVLADMPPRPENYRDIIATNLGQRALDDDTAAELERGPNNCAATTDAMTGR, via the coding sequence ATGAGCGATAAACCGTTCCCGATACCCGACGACGTCGCGAGCATCGAGCCGACTGACCTCTATGACCGCCTGGACGACGGGGGGACCGTCGGCGTGCTCGATACGCGCACCCCGGACGATGTCGACGACTGGCGCATCGACGGCGAGGGCGTCGCCTTCGCGAACGTGCCGTACTACGAATTCCTCGACGGCGTCCCCGAGAGCGCACTCGAAGAACTACCGGCGGCGCGACCCCTCTACACCGTCTGTGCGAAGGGCCTATCGAGCAAATTCGTCGCCGATGTCCTCGACGAAGCGTACGTCGACGACGTGGTCGCGGTCGAGGACGGCATGGAGGGCTGGGAGCAGGTTCTCGCGAGTAACGAGCTGTCGGCCGACACGGACGCGACGGTGGTGCAGTTCTACCGTCCGTCCTCGGGCTGTCTCTCCTACCTCGTAGTCAACGACGGCGAGGCTCTCGTCGTGGACCCGCTGCACGCCTTCGCCGACGAGTACGTCGCCGCGGCCGAGGCCCACGGCGCCGAACTGGTCGCTGCCCTCGACACGCACGTCCACGCCGACCACGTCAGCGGAGTGCGAACGCTGGCGACCGAGTACGGTGTTCGGGCGGTCGTTCCGAACGCGGCCGACGCGCGCGGTATCGAGTACGACATCGCATACGACACGCTCGCAGACGGCGAGACGGTCGCTCTCGGCGACATCTCGGTCGAGGCCGTCCACGCTCCCGGCCACACGAGCGGAATGACCGCCTATCTCGTGGACGACGCCGTCGTACTGACCGGCGACGGCCTGTTCATCGAGAGCGTCGCCCGGCCGGACCTCGAAGACGGCGCCGAGGGTGCGCCAGCGGCCGCCGGACAGCTCTACGACACGCTCCAGGAACGGATTCTCACGCTCCCCGACGAGACGCTGGTTGCGCCGGGCCACGTCAGCGACGGGGCCGAGCAGGCCGACGACGGGAGTTTCACCGACACGCTCGGTGGTATCGCCGCGGCGATGCCCGCGCTCGACCGCGACAGGGAGTCGTTCGTCGAGTTCGTCCTCGCCGATATGCCGCCCCGCCCCGAGAACTACAGGGACATCATCGCGACCAACCTCGGCCAGCGGGCGCTGGACGACGACACCGCGGCCGAACTGGAACGGGGCCCGAACAACTGCGCTGCCACCACCGACGCGATGACGGGGCGGTAG
- a CDS encoding sulfurtransferase TusA family protein, with amino-acid sequence MAADTTPDDVAETIDVTGESCPMPVVRTKQAVDDIDVGDVLEVLATDSGSVSDIDGWADSLDTVELLAQSESTADGRTVYHHYVERVGE; translated from the coding sequence ATGGCGGCCGATACGACACCAGACGACGTAGCCGAGACAATAGACGTGACCGGCGAGTCCTGCCCGATGCCGGTCGTGCGAACGAAACAGGCGGTCGATGACATCGATGTCGGGGACGTCCTGGAGGTGCTCGCGACCGACTCGGGGTCCGTCAGCGACATCGATGGCTGGGCGGACTCACTCGATACCGTCGAACTACTGGCCCAGTCCGAATCGACCGCGGACGGGCGGACCGTCTACCACCACTACGTCGAGCGGGTGGGCGAATGA
- a CDS encoding DsrE/DsrF/DrsH-like family protein, with protein MSSESATADGVASDPSGEVAALEARIEDLEAEVDTLRDDGPKSMTIVATQGSLDMAYPPLILASTAAAFGWDVTVFHTFWGLDILHEDRSRDLQVSAVGNPNMPMPNLLGALPGGDALATWYLNREIADNGTATIEELVETSLAMGVDLQACEMTTELFDYDHEAFYDGVTTDVGAATALRHMADADVQLLV; from the coding sequence ATGAGTAGCGAATCGGCGACCGCCGACGGCGTCGCGTCCGACCCGTCGGGCGAGGTCGCCGCGCTCGAAGCACGCATCGAGGACCTCGAAGCAGAGGTCGACACGCTCCGAGACGATGGCCCCAAATCGATGACCATCGTCGCGACCCAGGGTTCGCTCGATATGGCTTACCCGCCGCTCATACTCGCCAGCACCGCCGCGGCCTTCGGCTGGGACGTGACCGTCTTCCACACGTTCTGGGGGCTCGACATCCTCCACGAGGACCGCTCCCGGGACCTGCAGGTCAGCGCCGTCGGCAACCCGAACATGCCGATGCCGAACTTGCTAGGTGCGCTTCCGGGCGGCGACGCGCTGGCGACGTGGTACCTAAACCGCGAGATAGCCGACAACGGTACCGCGACTATCGAGGAGCTCGTCGAGACGAGTCTGGCGATGGGCGTGGACCTCCAGGCCTGCGAGATGACGACGGAACTGTTCGACTACGACCACGAGGCGTTCTACGACGGCGTGACGACCGACGTGGGCGCGGCGACGGCGCTCCGGCACATGGCCGACGCCGACGTGCAACTGCTGGTCTGA
- a CDS encoding ABC1 kinase family protein, which translates to MSESQPSRGRQPSGLSVRLRALWRAVVVAWQFVPFVWGWARDRKRFLLFGRSREVTSDQRVKRARRLKTTFLDLGPAFIKLGQMLSTRPDALPGEYIEVLSELQDKVPPEPWAEIEPVLEAELGGPVGERFEGFDTDPISGASLGQVYEATVDAERVAVKVLRPGIRERVESDLRVLETLTPVLARGAEPAQAYTLENLSEEFAVTIREEMDYAHEARMLGEIGASFADRDDVAIPEVVASHSTDRVVTMTYLDGVKIDDVARIDERGVDRGELVQRLEEVYIQMIVEDGRFHADPHPGNLAVQDDGTLVFYDFGMTGRLGPRTREQLMEFYVGLATDDVDRVMDAFVAMGALDPAANREVMAEAFEIVIEQFRGEDISEYRVEQLVGQFESQLYEFPMRLPQDLALVVRVTTVLEGVCRTLDPDFDFIEIITDYVMEQGGADAGNAIREEIQETVTRGARSLVTTAPRAERALDIAQRGELTLETVLRDGEGLARQMARRLLLGFVAAAGIPVAALFYVDASLPPMALALGVSGLSLAVLAWSFRRSRGSSLATPQFTRHEMGRREGGE; encoded by the coding sequence GTGAGCGAGTCGCAGCCGTCCCGGGGGCGCCAGCCGTCCGGCCTCAGCGTTCGCCTGCGGGCGCTGTGGCGGGCCGTCGTCGTCGCCTGGCAGTTCGTTCCGTTCGTCTGGGGCTGGGCCAGGGACCGCAAGCGGTTCCTGCTTTTCGGCCGCTCCCGTGAGGTGACGAGCGACCAGCGCGTCAAGCGGGCGCGGCGGCTCAAGACGACGTTTCTGGACCTGGGACCGGCCTTCATCAAGCTCGGGCAGATGCTGTCGACGCGACCCGACGCCCTCCCCGGCGAGTACATCGAGGTCCTCTCGGAGCTACAGGACAAGGTCCCGCCCGAGCCGTGGGCGGAAATCGAGCCGGTGCTCGAAGCGGAACTGGGCGGGCCGGTCGGCGAGCGCTTCGAGGGCTTCGACACCGACCCCATCAGCGGCGCGTCGCTTGGCCAGGTGTACGAGGCGACCGTCGACGCGGAGCGCGTCGCGGTGAAAGTCCTCCGGCCCGGCATCCGCGAGCGCGTCGAGTCCGACCTCAGGGTGCTGGAGACGCTGACGCCGGTCCTGGCCCGCGGGGCGGAGCCGGCACAGGCCTACACGCTGGAGAACCTGAGCGAGGAGTTCGCAGTCACCATCCGCGAGGAGATGGACTACGCCCACGAGGCCCGGATGCTCGGCGAGATAGGGGCGAGCTTTGCGGACCGCGACGACGTGGCCATCCCGGAGGTCGTCGCGAGCCACTCGACGGACCGCGTGGTGACGATGACGTATCTCGACGGGGTGAAGATAGACGACGTGGCCCGCATCGACGAGCGGGGCGTCGACCGCGGCGAGCTGGTCCAGCGGCTGGAGGAGGTGTACATCCAGATGATAGTCGAGGACGGCCGGTTCCACGCGGACCCCCACCCCGGAAACCTCGCCGTGCAGGACGACGGGACCCTGGTGTTCTACGACTTCGGGATGACCGGTCGGCTGGGGCCGCGGACCCGCGAGCAGCTGATGGAGTTCTACGTCGGGCTGGCGACCGACGACGTGGACCGGGTGATGGACGCATTCGTCGCGATGGGAGCGCTGGACCCGGCGGCGAACCGCGAGGTGATGGCCGAGGCCTTCGAGATAGTCATCGAGCAGTTCCGCGGCGAGGACATCAGCGAGTACCGCGTCGAACAGCTCGTCGGCCAGTTCGAGAGCCAGCTCTACGAGTTCCCGATGCGCCTGCCGCAGGACCTGGCGCTCGTGGTTCGGGTGACGACGGTACTGGAGGGGGTCTGTCGCACGCTCGACCCCGACTTCGACTTCATCGAGATAATCACCGACTACGTGATGGAACAGGGCGGGGCCGACGCGGGCAATGCGATTCGCGAGGAGATTCAGGAGACCGTCACCCGGGGTGCCCGGTCGCTCGTGACGACGGCCCCCCGTGCCGAGCGGGCCCTGGACATCGCCCAGCGCGGGGAGTTGACGCTGGAGACCGTGCTCAGGGACGGCGAGGGCCTCGCCCGGCAGATGGCCCGGCGGCTGCTGTTGGGTTTCGTCGCGGCCGCCGGCATCCCCGTGGCGGCGCTTTTCTACGTCGACGCGTCGCTCCCGCCGATGGCGCTGGCGCTTGGCGTGAGCGGGCTCTCGCTGGCGGTGCTGGCCTGGTCGTTCCGCCGCTCGCGCGGCAGCAGTCTCGCCACCCCGCAGTTCACGCGCCACGAGATGGGGCGGCGGGAGGGCGGGGAGTAA
- a CDS encoding sensor histidine kinase, with the protein MTLLLGLAFIVTGPIAYRAEVQSQHLLRIAGWNTLGVVATTAVLALVFTFQAAAGGRVSAPLLSGAIIVGVSAFAHVLIGFNDVRRIRAQTVARQRQKAAVINRFVRHDLKHAAQLLIGYGEHLSDTGTTHTAGETDIGTRIIELADSLSSTQSQIAVVDELLDSESTLRPVDLAPLIQERVAALQESHPAATVENDVGAGATVLAGSHVEVAVRELLENAFVYSGESPEITIASDRAGSTLEVTIDDSGDGFPEEELSLINDDAVETQLEHSNGLGLWLSKWVLETYDGALRLQNDADGQGSTVTMKLPLAA; encoded by the coding sequence ATGACGTTGCTGCTGGGGCTCGCGTTCATCGTGACCGGGCCCATCGCCTATCGAGCCGAGGTCCAGTCACAGCACCTCCTCCGGATTGCGGGGTGGAACACGCTCGGCGTGGTCGCCACGACAGCCGTACTCGCGCTGGTGTTTACGTTTCAGGCGGCCGCCGGCGGACGGGTGTCGGCACCCCTTCTGTCCGGTGCGATAATCGTCGGTGTCAGCGCGTTCGCCCACGTGCTCATCGGCTTCAACGACGTCCGCCGGATTCGTGCCCAGACCGTCGCCAGACAGCGACAGAAAGCGGCCGTTATCAATCGGTTCGTGCGACACGACCTCAAACACGCCGCACAGCTGTTGATCGGCTACGGCGAACACCTCTCGGACACCGGGACGACACACACGGCCGGCGAGACGGATATCGGCACCCGCATAATCGAGTTGGCCGACAGCCTGAGCAGTACCCAGTCCCAGATAGCTGTCGTGGACGAGCTACTCGACTCGGAGAGCACACTGCGGCCGGTGGACCTGGCGCCGCTGATTCAGGAGCGGGTCGCCGCGTTACAGGAGAGCCATCCCGCCGCGACTGTCGAGAACGACGTCGGGGCCGGGGCTACTGTGCTGGCCGGCTCTCACGTCGAGGTAGCGGTTCGGGAGCTGTTGGAGAACGCGTTCGTCTACAGCGGCGAGTCCCCCGAAATCACGATTGCGAGCGACCGGGCGGGGAGCACGCTCGAAGTGACCATCGACGACAGCGGGGACGGGTTCCCCGAGGAAGAGCTGTCCCTGATAAACGACGATGCCGTCGAGACACAGCTGGAACACAGCAACGGGCTCGGGCTCTGGCTCTCGAAGTGGGTCCTGGAGACGTACGACGGCGCACTCAGACTGCAAAACGACGCGGACGGCCAGGGCAGTACAGTGACCATGAAGTTGCCCTTGGCGGCCTGA
- a CDS encoding heavy metal translocating P-type ATPase, which translates to MSDHTIRLELTGMSCANCSGTIEDRVGDLDGVSSVDANYATDEGSVTYDPERVSLGDIVDAVQDAGYGVDTETTTVGITDMSCANCAETNAAALEGVEGVVSADVNYATDEAQVTYLPSVTSLSDLYDAIEDAGYSPVREDGADGEDSGQSSADRRDAARDAEVRKQLRLTLFGAALSLPLLLFMADHLLSLGLFEATLLGVPLGWVQFALATPVQIALGKPFYENAYNALVKNRRANMDVLIALGSSTAYGYSVVALLDIIASTGLYFDTAAFILVFITLGNYLEARSKSQAGAAIRELLEMEADTATVVREDGTEVEIPLSDVAVGDRLKVRPGEKIPTDGVVRDGGSAVDESMVTGESVPVEKGEGDEVIGATVNQNGVLEIEATKVGSETALQQIVERVKQAQSRQPDIQNVADRISAYFVPAVIGNALLWAVVWALFPEALAGFVASLPVWGLAAGGPAAVGVSEFAVVVFASAVLIACPCALGLATPAATMVGTAIGARNGVLFKGGDVLETVRDIDTVVFDKTGTLTEGAMELTDVEVVGPAADGGALAERPELTEAFVLELAASAESGSEHPLAEAIVEGARERGVEFEDAESFENVPGQGVRATTEHGDVLVGNRKLLEDNGVDTEPAEERMDALEREGKTAMLVALSAPSAGSFELVGVVADADTVKDSAKRAVGDLRERGLDVWMITGDNGRTARAVAEQVGIDPDNVQAEVLPEEKAAAVEGIQDDGSRAMMVGDGVNDAPALATATVGCAIGSGTDVAIEAADVTLLRDDPADVLKAIRISEASLRKIKQNLFWALGYNTVMIPLASLGLLQPALAAGAMALSSVSVLANSLVFRRYTPDTDYELLGSLRP; encoded by the coding sequence ATGAGTGACCACACTATCCGCCTGGAACTAACGGGCATGAGCTGTGCGAACTGCTCGGGGACCATCGAGGACCGCGTCGGCGACCTCGACGGCGTCTCGTCGGTCGACGCGAACTACGCCACGGACGAGGGCAGCGTCACCTACGACCCCGAACGGGTGTCGCTCGGCGACATCGTCGACGCGGTACAGGACGCCGGCTACGGCGTCGACACCGAGACGACGACTGTCGGCATCACGGACATGTCGTGTGCGAACTGCGCCGAGACGAACGCGGCGGCGCTGGAGGGCGTCGAGGGCGTCGTCTCGGCGGACGTGAACTACGCGACCGACGAGGCACAGGTGACGTATCTCCCGTCGGTCACCTCGCTGTCGGACCTCTACGACGCCATCGAGGACGCCGGCTACTCGCCGGTCCGGGAGGACGGGGCAGACGGCGAGGACAGCGGCCAGTCCTCGGCCGACCGGCGCGACGCCGCCCGGGACGCGGAGGTACGGAAACAGCTCCGGCTCACCCTCTTCGGCGCCGCGCTCTCGCTCCCGCTGCTCCTCTTCATGGCCGACCACCTGCTCTCGCTGGGGCTGTTCGAGGCGACCCTGCTCGGGGTCCCGCTGGGCTGGGTCCAGTTCGCGCTCGCGACGCCGGTCCAGATAGCGCTGGGCAAGCCGTTCTACGAGAACGCCTACAACGCGCTCGTGAAGAACCGACGGGCCAACATGGACGTGCTCATCGCGCTGGGCTCCTCGACGGCGTACGGCTACTCCGTCGTCGCCCTGCTCGATATCATCGCCAGCACGGGGCTGTACTTCGATACGGCCGCCTTCATCCTCGTGTTCATCACGCTCGGCAACTACCTGGAGGCCCGCTCGAAGTCCCAGGCCGGCGCCGCCATCCGTGAGCTCCTGGAGATGGAGGCCGACACCGCTACCGTCGTCCGCGAGGACGGCACCGAGGTGGAGATTCCACTCTCGGACGTGGCGGTGGGCGACCGCCTGAAGGTCCGTCCCGGCGAGAAGATACCCACCGACGGCGTGGTCCGGGACGGCGGCAGTGCGGTCGACGAATCGATGGTCACCGGCGAGTCGGTCCCCGTCGAGAAGGGCGAGGGCGACGAGGTCATCGGCGCCACGGTCAACCAGAACGGCGTCCTCGAAATCGAGGCGACGAAGGTCGGCTCGGAGACGGCGCTCCAGCAGATCGTCGAGCGCGTCAAGCAGGCCCAGTCGCGCCAGCCCGACATCCAGAACGTCGCCGACCGCATCTCGGCCTATTTCGTCCCGGCGGTCATCGGCAACGCCCTGCTGTGGGCGGTCGTCTGGGCGCTGTTCCCCGAGGCGCTGGCCGGCTTCGTGGCTTCGCTCCCCGTCTGGGGCCTCGCGGCCGGCGGGCCGGCCGCCGTGGGCGTCTCCGAGTTCGCCGTCGTCGTCTTCGCCTCCGCCGTCCTCATCGCCTGCCCCTGCGCGCTGGGGCTGGCGACGCCCGCCGCGACGATGGTCGGGACCGCCATCGGCGCGCGCAACGGCGTCCTGTTCAAGGGCGGCGACGTGCTCGAAACGGTGCGGGACATCGACACCGTCGTCTTCGACAAGACCGGGACGCTGACCGAGGGCGCGATGGAGCTGACCGACGTCGAAGTCGTCGGTCCGGCCGCCGACGGCGGGGCCCTGGCAGAGCGCCCCGAGCTCACCGAGGCGTTCGTCCTCGAACTCGCCGCCAGCGCCGAGAGCGGCAGTGAGCACCCGCTCGCGGAGGCCATCGTCGAGGGCGCACGCGAGCGCGGCGTCGAATTCGAGGACGCCGAGTCCTTCGAGAACGTCCCGGGCCAGGGCGTCCGGGCGACCACCGAACACGGCGACGTGCTGGTCGGGAACCGCAAACTGCTCGAGGACAACGGCGTCGACACCGAGCCCGCCGAGGAGCGCATGGACGCCCTGGAACGGGAGGGGAAGACGGCGATGCTCGTCGCACTGTCCGCGCCGAGCGCGGGTAGCTTCGAGCTGGTCGGCGTCGTCGCCGACGCGGACACCGTCAAGGACAGCGCCAAGCGCGCCGTCGGCGACCTCCGCGAGCGCGGCCTGGACGTGTGGATGATAACCGGCGACAACGGGCGGACCGCCCGGGCGGTCGCCGAGCAGGTCGGCATCGACCCCGACAACGTCCAGGCCGAGGTGCTCCCCGAGGAGAAGGCCGCGGCCGTCGAGGGGATTCAGGACGACGGCAGCCGGGCGATGATGGTGGGCGACGGCGTCAACGACGCGCCCGCGCTGGCGACGGCCACCGTGGGGTGTGCCATCGGCTCGGGTACCGACGTGGCCATCGAGGCCGCCGACGTGACGCTGCTGCGTGACGACCCCGCCGACGTGTTGAAGGCCATCCGCATCTCCGAGGCCAGCCTCCGGAAGATAAAGCAGAACCTCTTCTGGGCGCTGGGGTACAACACGGTGATGATTCCGCTGGCTTCCCTGGGCCTGCTCCAGCCGGCGCTCGCGGCCGGGGCGATGGCGCTGTCGTCGGTGTCCGTGCTGGCAAACAGCCTCGTGTTCCGCCGGTACACGCCCGACACCGACTACGAGTTGCTCGGCTCGCTACGCCCGTGA
- a CDS encoding TMEM165/GDT1 family protein, whose amino-acid sequence MSEATWLGVVAIAAGAQLAVLPGEKVQFIIAGLSTRYHPAMVVAAAGTAFAGWTALEVWLGSAVTGLLPGIYLDALTAALFVLFAYLLVRTAPEKDAPDKEAATGALTDGGELDVRVPYVDWQVPNRLGGFLPIFAMMAFGEFGDKTQLITISLAAQYPAFGTAIWTGEMLAIIPVSIANALFFHAFSHRFDLRNAHLVGAGLFCFFAADFALKVVAGVSLWETVVTAIANALPL is encoded by the coding sequence GTGAGTGAGGCCACGTGGCTCGGCGTCGTCGCCATCGCCGCCGGCGCACAGCTGGCCGTCCTGCCGGGCGAGAAGGTCCAGTTCATCATCGCGGGCCTCTCCACGCGCTACCACCCGGCGATGGTCGTCGCCGCCGCCGGCACCGCGTTCGCCGGCTGGACGGCGCTCGAGGTCTGGCTCGGCAGCGCCGTCACCGGACTGCTGCCGGGCATCTACCTCGACGCGCTGACGGCAGCGCTCTTCGTCCTCTTCGCGTACCTGCTGGTCAGGACCGCACCGGAAAAGGACGCCCCCGACAAGGAGGCCGCCACGGGCGCCCTGACCGACGGCGGCGAACTCGACGTGCGCGTCCCCTACGTCGACTGGCAGGTGCCGAACAGGCTCGGTGGGTTTCTCCCAATCTTCGCGATGATGGCCTTCGGCGAGTTCGGCGACAAGACCCAGCTCATCACCATCTCGCTGGCCGCCCAGTACCCCGCTTTCGGGACGGCCATCTGGACCGGCGAGATGCTCGCCATCATCCCCGTCAGCATCGCCAACGCGCTGTTTTTCCACGCGTTCTCCCACCGCTTCGACCTGCGGAATGCCCACCTCGTCGGCGCCGGCCTGTTCTGCTTTTTCGCCGCCGACTTCGCGCTGAAGGTGGTCGCGGGGGTCTCGCTGTGGGAGACCGTCGTCACCGCGATAGCGAACGCGCTGCCGCTCTGA
- a CDS encoding metal-dependent transcriptional regulator gives MLSAKMEDYLKAIYRLEREGDPPVATSTIAETLDVTPPTATSMVETLADRDLLEREKYKGVTLTAEGETVALEVIRHHRLLETFLTEKLGYDWSTVHEEAEILEHHISEEFERRVAAALDDPEVDPHGDPIPSDTLDPIDDSSASALADHGEGSRLRVARVRDRDPEELTYLDGAGIRPGIELVVEEVAPIGLVTVRLNSGETVALPDHIADAIQVRNPKDAAEEVSGA, from the coding sequence ATGTTGAGCGCGAAGATGGAGGACTATCTGAAGGCGATCTACCGGCTCGAACGGGAGGGCGACCCGCCCGTGGCCACCTCGACCATCGCCGAAACCCTCGACGTGACGCCCCCGACGGCGACGAGCATGGTCGAGACGCTCGCCGACCGCGACCTCCTCGAGCGCGAGAAGTACAAGGGCGTCACGCTGACGGCCGAGGGCGAGACGGTCGCCCTCGAGGTCATCCGCCACCACCGACTGCTGGAGACGTTTCTCACCGAGAAGCTGGGATACGACTGGTCGACCGTCCACGAGGAAGCCGAGATTCTGGAACACCACATCAGCGAGGAGTTCGAGCGCCGCGTGGCCGCCGCGCTTGACGACCCCGAGGTCGACCCCCACGGCGACCCGATTCCCAGCGACACGTTGGACCCCATCGACGACAGCTCGGCGTCGGCCCTGGCCGACCACGGCGAGGGGAGCCGCCTGCGCGTCGCCCGCGTCCGCGACCGCGACCCCGAGGAGCTGACCTATCTGGACGGGGCCGGCATCCGCCCGGGCATCGAACTCGTCGTCGAGGAAGTGGCCCCGATAGGGCTGGTGACGGTCCGACTGAACAGCGGCGAGACGGTGGCGCTGCCCGACCACATCGCCGACGCCATCCAGGTCCGCAACCCCAAGGACGCCGCAGAAGAGGTGAGCGGGGCGTGA